From one Thalassospira lucentensis genomic stretch:
- a CDS encoding ABC transporter permease, with protein MFPENLHYSIRGPVNDFIETLVINYGWIFKAISHALLQSVLFIEWVLRGLPWWVVIVLFMAGAWYSSRRWVLTVAVGVLLFVVGILGLWDLTMQTLALMLMATIVSVVIGVPFGILAAKSSLVRSIILPILDIMQTMPSFVYLIPALMLFGLGKVPAILATIIYAVPPLIRLTDLGIRQVDKEVVEAATAFGGSPRQILFGVELPLATPTIMAGLNQTIMMALSMVVVASMIGARGLGEQVLNGIQTLDVGKGLEAGIGIVILAVLLDRITQGLGKPKAGGASHG; from the coding sequence ATGTTTCCCGAGAACCTTCATTATTCCATTCGCGGCCCGGTGAATGATTTCATCGAAACGCTGGTCATCAATTACGGCTGGATATTCAAGGCGATTTCGCATGCGCTTTTGCAATCCGTCCTGTTCATCGAATGGGTGCTGCGCGGCTTGCCGTGGTGGGTTGTTATCGTCCTTTTCATGGCGGGTGCGTGGTACAGCTCGCGGCGCTGGGTTCTGACCGTTGCGGTTGGCGTTTTGCTGTTTGTGGTCGGAATACTGGGTCTATGGGACCTGACGATGCAGACACTGGCATTGATGCTGATGGCGACCATCGTCTCCGTCGTGATCGGGGTGCCATTTGGCATTCTGGCGGCCAAAAGCAGTCTGGTGCGCAGCATCATCCTGCCGATCCTTGATATCATGCAGACGATGCCAAGCTTTGTGTATCTGATCCCGGCCCTGATGCTGTTTGGCCTGGGCAAGGTTCCGGCCATTCTTGCCACCATCATTTATGCCGTCCCGCCGCTGATCCGATTGACCGATCTGGGTATTCGCCAGGTCGACAAGGAAGTGGTTGAAGCCGCAACCGCATTTGGTGGCAGCCCACGGCAAATCCTGTTCGGGGTCGAACTTCCGCTGGCGACACCAACCATCATGGCGGGCCTGAACCAGACAATCATGATGGCGCTGTCGATGGTGGTTGTTGCGTCAATGATTGGCGCACGCGGACTGGGTGAACAGGTTTTGAACGGTATTCAGACACTTGATGTCGGCAAGGGACTGGAAGCCGGGATCGGGATTGTCATTCTTGCCGTGTTGCTGGACCGGATTACACAGGGCCTTGGCAAGCCGAAGGCAGGAGGCGCGAGCCATGGGTAA
- a CDS encoding ABC transporter substrate-binding protein, protein MKHIKTTGLAAIVALGLSTTGASASYCSDGNTVKFAGISWESGAFITEVIMNILETGYDCQVDSIPGNSITLEQAVANNDIQIFAEEWLGRSDIWNKAVDQGKVVAIGKTFVGASEGWFVPDYVIKGDEKRGIEPMAPDLKSVTQLSDPKYVELFTDPEEPSKGRFLNCPSGWTCEGISTAKLEAYQLDDHYVNFRPGTGTALDAAIKSAYLQGEPLLFYYWSPTAMMGKFNLIQLDEPAYSDACWAELSKSDGKREEACAFPSVDVAYGVNSTFAKEAPEIAAVLEKATFPLEDVNGSLAYMADNEVDADVAAKEFLKTKADVWGEWVSPEAKAKIEDSLK, encoded by the coding sequence ATGAAACACATTAAAACCACGGGCCTTGCTGCAATTGTTGCACTTGGTCTTTCGACGACGGGTGCAAGCGCATCCTATTGCAGTGACGGCAATACGGTGAAATTTGCCGGTATCAGCTGGGAAAGCGGGGCATTCATTACCGAAGTGATAATGAACATCCTTGAGACCGGCTACGATTGCCAGGTGGATTCCATTCCGGGCAATTCGATCACGCTCGAACAGGCGGTTGCCAATAACGACATTCAGATTTTTGCCGAAGAATGGCTTGGCCGCAGCGATATCTGGAACAAGGCCGTTGATCAGGGCAAGGTCGTTGCCATTGGCAAAACCTTTGTCGGGGCCAGCGAAGGCTGGTTCGTGCCTGATTACGTGATCAAAGGGGACGAAAAGCGCGGCATCGAGCCGATGGCACCTGACCTGAAAAGTGTCACCCAGCTTTCCGATCCGAAATATGTCGAACTGTTCACCGATCCGGAAGAACCGTCCAAGGGCCGTTTCCTGAATTGCCCGTCCGGCTGGACCTGCGAGGGGATCAGTACCGCAAAGCTCGAAGCCTATCAGCTTGACGATCATTACGTGAACTTCCGCCCGGGCACGGGTACCGCACTCGACGCGGCGATCAAGTCGGCATATCTGCAGGGCGAACCGCTTCTGTTCTATTACTGGTCGCCGACCGCGATGATGGGCAAGTTCAATCTGATCCAGCTTGATGAACCGGCTTATAGCGATGCGTGCTGGGCCGAACTTTCGAAATCCGATGGCAAGCGCGAGGAAGCCTGCGCGTTTCCGAGTGTCGATGTTGCCTATGGCGTGAACAGCACCTTTGCCAAAGAGGCACCGGAAATCGCAGCCGTTCTTGAAAAGGCAACCTTCCCGCTTGAAGACGTCAATGGCAGCCTTGCCTATATGGCTGACAATGAAGTCGATGCCGATGTTGCCGCGAAGGAATTCCTGAAAACCAAGGCGGATGTCTGGGGTGAATGGGTTTCGCCCGAGGCAAAGGCGAAGATCGAAGACAGCCTCAAGTAA
- a CDS encoding NADP(H)-dependent aldo-keto reductase: protein MEYRRLGRTDINVSVICLGTMTWGQQNSQDEAFEQLDYATSNEINFIDTAEMYPVPAMEETFTKTETIIGNWLEKRGRRDDLVIATKIVGPAERFPYVRGGPRLTRAQINEAIDGSLKRLKTDYVDIYQLHWPDRNSNFFGKLGYVHDANEEFTPIEESLEALHDLVQAGKIRHIGLSNEVPWGLMKFLELAEKKGWPRVVSVQNPYGLLNRTYEVGLAECSIREDAGLLAYSPLGGGALSGKYIGGARPEGARTTIWPQYFGRYLTENGIKATMAYVKLAKDNGLDPAQMALAYVNTRPFLTANIIGATSMEQLKSNIGSAYIELSDDVLAEIEKIQTTWPNPCP from the coding sequence ATGGAATATCGTCGATTGGGACGAACTGACATCAATGTCAGTGTCATTTGCCTGGGCACCATGACCTGGGGCCAGCAGAACAGCCAGGACGAAGCTTTCGAACAGCTTGACTACGCCACCAGTAACGAAATCAATTTCATCGATACCGCCGAAATGTATCCGGTTCCGGCGATGGAAGAAACCTTCACCAAAACCGAAACCATCATCGGCAACTGGCTTGAAAAACGCGGTCGCCGGGATGATCTGGTGATCGCCACCAAGATTGTCGGCCCGGCCGAACGTTTTCCCTATGTCCGCGGTGGCCCGCGCCTGACCCGTGCACAGATCAACGAGGCGATTGACGGTTCGCTCAAGCGCCTTAAAACCGACTATGTCGATATCTATCAGCTCCATTGGCCGGACCGGAATTCCAACTTCTTTGGCAAACTCGGTTACGTCCATGACGCGAACGAGGAATTCACCCCGATCGAGGAATCCCTCGAAGCCCTGCATGACCTCGTACAGGCGGGAAAAATCCGCCATATCGGGCTGTCGAACGAAGTCCCGTGGGGCTTGATGAAGTTCCTTGAACTGGCCGAGAAAAAAGGCTGGCCGCGCGTGGTTTCGGTGCAGAACCCCTATGGGCTTTTGAACCGCACCTATGAAGTCGGTCTGGCCGAATGCTCGATCCGCGAAGATGCCGGTCTTCTGGCGTATTCGCCGTTGGGCGGTGGGGCATTGTCGGGCAAATATATCGGCGGTGCGCGGCCCGAAGGCGCACGGACAACCATCTGGCCGCAATATTTCGGCCGTTACCTGACCGAAAATGGCATCAAGGCCACAATGGCCTATGTCAAACTTGCCAAGGATAACGGGCTTGATCCGGCACAGATGGCGCTGGCCTATGTCAATACCCGCCCGTTCCTGACCGCCAACATCATCGGCGCGACCAGCATGGAACAGCTCAAATCCAATATCGGCTCTGCCTATATTGAACTGTCCGACGACGTTCTGGCCGAGATCGAGAAAATCCAGACCACCTGGCCGAACCCTTGCCCGTAA
- the hutH gene encoding histidine ammonia-lyase has product MTVTLIPASVKLADLEHIWRSQAAVKLDPSAKAGVEAAHAMVRAAADGSDAVYGVNTGFGKLASVKIAAKDTETLQRNLILSHCCGVGDALDIPTTRLMMALKLLSLGRGASGVRWDIIDLIEGMLEYGVTPVVPSQGSVGASGDLAPLAHMTAVMIGAGEAVYRGETMAGADALKKAGLTPVVLGPKEGLALINGTQFSTACALVGLFSAWRNAASSIVTASLSTDAIMGSTAPLVDEIHTLRGHPGQINVARSMRALMDGSEIRESHREGDTRVQDPYCIRCQPQVTGAAMDLLRFAGQTLEIEANAVTDNPLVLKEDGRIVSGGNFHAEPVAFAADQIALAVAEIGAIAQRRVALMVDPTLSHDLPPFLTPDPGLNSGLMIAEVTTAALMSENKHLANPCSTDSTPTSANQEDHVSMAAHGARRLARMNANLSYILGVELICAAQGVEFRHPLKTSAGLQDVLAMVRKDIPSVEQDRYMAPDLAKAAELVTDGSLVSAAKLSGFVVGGQA; this is encoded by the coding sequence ATGACCGTCACCCTGATCCCCGCTTCGGTGAAACTGGCCGATCTTGAACATATCTGGCGCAGTCAGGCAGCCGTGAAGCTGGACCCGTCGGCCAAGGCCGGGGTCGAGGCCGCCCATGCGATGGTACGTGCCGCCGCCGACGGCAGTGATGCGGTTTACGGGGTCAATACCGGTTTTGGCAAACTGGCGTCGGTCAAGATTGCCGCCAAGGATACCGAAACCCTGCAACGCAACCTAATCCTCAGCCATTGCTGCGGTGTCGGGGATGCGCTTGATATCCCGACCACGCGTCTGATGATGGCGTTGAAATTGCTCTCGCTCGGGCGGGGTGCATCGGGTGTGCGCTGGGACATTATCGATCTGATCGAGGGGATGCTGGAATATGGCGTAACCCCGGTTGTCCCGTCACAAGGATCGGTCGGGGCGTCGGGCGATCTGGCGCCGCTCGCCCATATGACGGCTGTCATGATTGGGGCTGGCGAAGCGGTCTATCGCGGTGAAACCATGGCCGGTGCGGATGCCCTGAAAAAGGCAGGTCTGACGCCGGTGGTCCTTGGCCCGAAAGAAGGCCTTGCCCTGATTAACGGCACACAGTTTTCAACCGCATGTGCATTGGTCGGCCTGTTTTCAGCCTGGCGCAACGCGGCAAGTTCGATTGTGACCGCCTCGCTTTCGACCGATGCGATCATGGGATCGACCGCCCCGCTGGTGGATGAAATCCATACGCTGCGTGGTCATCCGGGGCAGATCAATGTCGCGCGGTCGATGCGCGCCTTGATGGACGGTTCCGAAATCCGCGAAAGCCATCGCGAAGGCGATACCCGCGTTCAGGACCCGTATTGCATCCGCTGCCAGCCGCAGGTGACCGGGGCGGCCATGGATTTGCTGCGCTTTGCCGGGCAAACGCTGGAGATCGAGGCCAATGCGGTCACCGATAATCCGCTGGTTCTGAAAGAAGATGGCCGGATTGTTTCGGGCGGGAATTTCCATGCCGAACCGGTGGCCTTCGCTGCCGATCAGATCGCGCTTGCCGTTGCCGAAATCGGGGCGATTGCCCAGCGTCGGGTGGCATTGATGGTTGATCCGACACTTTCACATGACCTGCCGCCGTTCCTGACCCCCGATCCGGGTTTGAATTCCGGTCTGATGATTGCCGAGGTCACGACGGCAGCGCTTATGAGCGAGAACAAGCATCTTGCCAATCCGTGTTCGACCGACAGCACCCCCACAAGTGCTAATCAGGAAGACCATGTATCAATGGCCGCCCACGGCGCACGCCGGCTGGCGCGGATGAATGCCAACCTTTCCTACATTCTGGGGGTCGAGCTGATCTGTGCGGCACAGGGCGTTGAATTCCGCCATCCGCTTAAAACCAGTGCCGGTTTGCAGGACGTTCTGGCGATGGTCCGCAAAGATATTCCAAGCGTCGAACAGGACCGCTACATGGCCCCGGATCTGGCGAAGGCCGCGGAACTGGTAACCGATGGCAGCCTTGTTTCGGCCGCGAAACTTTCGGGTTTTGTCGTCGGGGGACAGGCGTAA
- the hutI gene encoding imidazolonepropionase, with the protein MLLGNAKIVAIDKAPGKDQLSYCMIDNGAVAIEGEKIVWVGHADAIPEDYKDSKKFPYRDLGGRLVTPALIDCHTHVVHGGNRAVEFEMRLQGASYEEIARAGGGIVSTVSATRAASVEELLANALPRVDALLAEGVCVIEVKSGYGLDRETELNMLRAARAIEKHRSVRIKTTFLGAHATPAEFKGEPDRYIDEVCIPTLRAAHAEGLVDAVDGFCEGIAFDTAQITRVFDVARALGIPVKLHAEQLSNIGGTKLAASYGALSVDHVEYANEEDAMAMAKAGSVAVLLPGAFYTLHEKQLPPVAAFRKHGVPMAVATDCNPGTSPLMSILLTMNMSCTLFRLTPEEALIGATAHAARALGLSDTGQVRAGMRADLAIWNVSHPAELSYRIGFNPLFERIFGGVPVAR; encoded by the coding sequence ATGCTTTTGGGAAATGCGAAAATTGTCGCGATCGATAAAGCGCCGGGCAAAGATCAACTGTCATATTGCATGATTGATAATGGTGCCGTCGCGATCGAGGGCGAGAAAATCGTCTGGGTCGGCCATGCCGATGCCATCCCCGAAGACTATAAAGACAGCAAAAAATTCCCTTATCGTGACCTTGGCGGGCGGTTGGTCACACCGGCCCTGATTGATTGCCATACCCATGTCGTGCATGGCGGCAACCGTGCCGTTGAATTCGAAATGCGCCTGCAAGGCGCAAGCTACGAGGAAATCGCTCGGGCAGGCGGCGGCATCGTTTCAACCGTAAGCGCAACGCGCGCCGCCAGCGTTGAAGAATTGCTGGCAAATGCCCTGCCGCGGGTTGATGCGCTGCTGGCTGAGGGTGTTTGCGTGATCGAGGTCAAATCGGGTTACGGTCTGGACCGCGAGACGGAACTGAACATGCTGCGCGCAGCTCGCGCGATTGAAAAACATCGTTCGGTCCGGATCAAAACCACCTTCCTTGGTGCCCATGCCACCCCGGCGGAATTCAAGGGTGAACCGGATCGTTATATAGACGAGGTCTGCATCCCGACTTTGCGCGCCGCCCACGCAGAGGGGCTGGTCGATGCGGTTGACGGTTTCTGCGAAGGCATCGCGTTCGATACCGCACAGATTACCCGCGTGTTCGATGTCGCCCGCGCGCTTGGAATCCCGGTCAAACTGCATGCCGAGCAGCTTTCAAATATCGGCGGCACCAAACTGGCCGCGAGCTATGGCGCGTTGTCGGTCGATCACGTCGAATATGCCAACGAAGAAGACGCGATGGCGATGGCCAAAGCCGGGTCGGTCGCGGTCCTGTTGCCCGGCGCGTTTTATACCCTGCATGAAAAACAGTTGCCGCCCGTCGCCGCCTTTCGAAAGCATGGCGTGCCGATGGCGGTTGCAACCGATTGCAATCCGGGCACATCGCCACTGATGTCGATCCTGCTGACGATGAATATGTCCTGCACATTATTCCGCCTGACCCCCGAAGAAGCCTTGATCGGGGCAACGGCCCATGCCGCCCGTGCACTGGGGCTGTCCGATACCGGGCAGGTCAGGGCAGGCATGCGGGCTGATCTGGCGATCTGGAATGTGTCGCACCCGGCAGAGCTTTCATACCGCATCGGGTTCAACCCGCTGTTTGAACGTATTTTCGGTGGGGTTCCGGTCGCGCGCTAG
- a CDS encoding GntR family transcriptional regulator: protein MSTTTELTNWQSVHDEVLRRIHTREWKPGDQIPKEVELAEELGCARATVNRALRELAAEGFLDRRRKAGTRVAAHPVRRARLDIPVIRLEIEGRGQKYTYGLLLSERRSPPPEICANLGVTADSDMLHITSLHLADGKPYMFEERWVSVAATPEIVDADLSKISANEWLVLHAPYTKGDISFSAVLASENEAKILRTQKNEPLFLIERTTWEGEKGITSARLVFAPGYRMHTAL from the coding sequence GTGAGCACCACCACGGAACTGACAAACTGGCAATCGGTCCATGACGAGGTCCTGCGCCGCATTCACACCCGTGAATGGAAACCAGGCGACCAGATCCCCAAGGAAGTCGAACTGGCCGAGGAACTGGGCTGCGCACGTGCGACCGTCAACCGGGCGCTCCGCGAACTTGCCGCCGAGGGCTTCCTTGATCGCCGCCGCAAGGCCGGAACCCGTGTCGCCGCCCACCCGGTGCGGCGTGCAAGGCTTGACATCCCGGTCATACGGCTTGAGATCGAGGGCCGCGGCCAGAAATATACCTATGGCCTGCTGTTAAGCGAACGCCGCAGCCCGCCGCCGGAAATCTGCGCCAATCTGGGCGTCACCGCGGATAGCGACATGCTGCATATCACGTCGCTGCATCTGGCGGATGGCAAACCCTATATGTTTGAAGAACGCTGGGTTTCGGTCGCCGCCACGCCGGAAATTGTTGATGCTGATCTGTCCAAAATCAGTGCCAATGAATGGCTGGTACTTCATGCCCCCTACACCAAGGGCGACATTTCATTTTCCGCTGTGCTGGCATCCGAAAACGAAGCCAAAATCCTGCGCACCCAAAAGAATGAACCGCTGTTCCTGATCGAACGCACGACCTGGGAGGGGGAAAAGGGCATTACCTCCGCCCGGCTGGTGTTTGCGCCAGGATACCGGATGCATACGGCGCTTTAG
- a CDS encoding formimidoylglutamate deiminase, giving the protein MTVIWANQALTTSGWENNVLIEIDESGRITRVQADSPATGNRVGTLLPAISNLHSHAFQRSMAGLTERRGPDPRDTFWTWRQLMFRFLDQLTPDHVQDIAAFVQMEMLEAGYANNTEFHYLHHQPGGVPYDNIAEMAERIAAAADITGIGLTLLPVHYQFGGCDKRPLGAGQIRFGNDPERFAKLYEESKKALKSLPSDTRMGVAPHSLRAVGREDLITTTRLSKDGPVHMHLAEQVAEVEEVEASWGKRPVEWLLENADVDENWCLIHCTQMQEHETLGLAKTGAVAGLCPITESSLGDGIFDGVRYLNAGGTIGVGSDSNIRIALSEELRTLEYSQRLRDKSRAALATPEKSTARRLFDAVAKGGAQAAGRDAGRIEVGALADLMALDGAAVDLIGRTGDTILDTYVFAGDDRMVRDVWSAGRHVVTEGRHIAHDTITGRYRKMMEQLKEAV; this is encoded by the coding sequence ATGACGGTTATCTGGGCAAATCAGGCACTTACGACTTCGGGTTGGGAAAACAACGTTCTGATCGAGATCGATGAAAGCGGCAGAATCACTAGGGTTCAGGCCGATTCCCCTGCTACTGGCAACCGTGTTGGCACGCTTTTGCCCGCGATATCAAACCTGCATAGCCACGCGTTCCAGCGTTCGATGGCCGGACTGACCGAAAGACGCGGCCCCGATCCCCGTGATACCTTCTGGACATGGCGGCAATTGATGTTCCGCTTCCTGGATCAGCTCACCCCGGATCACGTGCAGGACATTGCGGCCTTTGTGCAAATGGAAATGCTCGAAGCCGGTTACGCCAACAATACCGAGTTCCATTACCTGCACCATCAACCGGGCGGCGTTCCCTATGACAATATCGCCGAGATGGCCGAACGCATTGCGGCGGCGGCAGACATAACCGGTATCGGCCTTACCCTTCTGCCGGTGCATTACCAGTTCGGCGGTTGCGACAAACGCCCGCTTGGCGCGGGACAAATCCGGTTTGGCAATGATCCGGAACGCTTTGCCAAACTGTATGAGGAAAGCAAAAAGGCGTTAAAATCCCTGCCGTCCGACACCCGCATGGGGGTTGCCCCCCATTCGCTGCGTGCCGTGGGGCGGGAGGATCTGATTACCACCACGCGCCTGTCAAAGGACGGCCCGGTTCACATGCATCTGGCTGAACAGGTCGCCGAGGTCGAGGAGGTCGAGGCATCCTGGGGCAAGCGCCCGGTCGAATGGCTGCTTGAAAATGCCGATGTTGATGAAAACTGGTGCCTGATCCATTGCACGCAGATGCAGGAACACGAAACACTTGGACTCGCCAAAACGGGTGCGGTTGCCGGACTTTGCCCGATCACCGAAAGCAGCCTTGGCGACGGTATCTTTGATGGTGTGCGTTACCTGAATGCGGGCGGTACCATTGGTGTCGGGTCGGATTCCAATATCCGTATCGCCCTTTCCGAAGAACTCCGGACACTGGAATACAGCCAGCGTCTTCGCGATAAATCGCGTGCTGCCCTTGCCACCCCCGAAAAATCCACCGCACGCCGTTTGTTTGATGCGGTTGCCAAGGGTGGCGCACAGGCCGCAGGCCGCGATGCCGGCCGGATCGAGGTCGGCGCACTGGCCGATCTGATGGCGCTTGATGGCGCGGCAGTTGACCTTATCGGTCGGACAGGCGATACGATCCTCGATACATATGTCTTTGCCGGAGATGATCGTATGGTGCGTGATGTCTGGTCGGCCGGTCGCCATGTCGTGACCGAGGGCCGCCATATCGCACATGATACGATCACGGGCCGGTATCGCAAGATGATGGAACAACTCAAGGAAGCGGTGTGA
- the thpR gene encoding RNA 2',3'-cyclic phosphodiesterase: MRLFVGVEIPADIADDLYPLARGIRGLDAQTPENMHITLKFIGNVDPGLAKEIDTALSDLPFEPFDLRVQGLGIFASARKLRIFWAGVADQPALHALASRVEKALLRLEECPDMDMRKFTPHITLARNRNAARATVEQAVADHLDLSSRAFTVDRFCLYESHSTTDGPEFRVVAAYDGMGN, from the coding sequence ATGCGTTTGTTTGTTGGCGTCGAAATACCGGCTGATATTGCCGACGACCTTTACCCGTTGGCGCGCGGGATCAGGGGGCTCGATGCCCAGACCCCGGAAAACATGCACATCACGCTGAAATTCATCGGCAATGTCGATCCCGGCCTTGCCAAAGAAATCGACACTGCCCTGTCAGACCTTCCGTTCGAACCGTTCGATCTTCGCGTGCAGGGCCTTGGCATCTTTGCCTCCGCCCGCAAACTGCGCATTTTCTGGGCCGGTGTCGCAGATCAACCCGCCTTGCACGCCTTGGCAAGCCGCGTGGAAAAGGCATTGCTGCGGCTTGAAGAATGCCCGGACATGGATATGCGCAAATTCACCCCGCACATCACTTTGGCCCGCAACCGCAATGCCGCCCGCGCGACCGTTGAACAGGCCGTTGCTGATCACCTCGACTTGTCAAGCAGGGCGTTCACCGTTGATCGGTTCTGTCTGTATGAAAGTCATTCAACAACAGACGGTCCGGAATTTCGGGTGGTGGCAGCGTATGATGGGATGGGTAATTAG
- a CDS encoding glycine betaine/L-proline ABC transporter ATP-binding protein: protein MGKIEIRNVFKIFGHQEQNALQMAREGKDKDEILNVSGCSVGLNDVSLTIEPGQIFVIMGLSGSGKSTLVRHLNRLIEPTSGEVLFDGENILNLSPKALRSFRTHRVSMVFQSFALMPHRTVMQNVIYGQKVRGTSKQEAREIGQKWIDAVNLTGYENKYPHELSGGMRQRVGLARALAADTDVILMDEAFSALDPLIRAEMQDQLLQLQTELHKTIVFITHDLEEALRIGSEIAILKDGQLVQVGKPADILNNPANDYVARFVQRRQVGVEAQ from the coding sequence ATGGGTAAAATCGAAATCCGCAACGTTTTCAAAATCTTTGGCCATCAGGAACAGAACGCGTTGCAGATGGCGCGCGAAGGCAAGGACAAGGATGAAATCCTCAATGTGTCGGGATGTTCGGTTGGTCTTAACGATGTCAGCCTGACCATTGAACCGGGCCAGATTTTTGTGATCATGGGCCTGTCAGGGTCGGGGAAATCGACCCTTGTCCGACACCTGAACCGGCTGATCGAGCCGACCAGTGGCGAGGTTCTGTTTGATGGTGAAAACATCCTGAACCTGTCGCCCAAGGCATTGCGTTCATTCCGGACCCATCGTGTCAGCATGGTGTTTCAAAGCTTTGCCCTGATGCCGCACCGAACCGTGATGCAGAACGTGATTTACGGTCAGAAGGTGCGGGGTACATCCAAACAGGAAGCACGTGAAATCGGCCAGAAATGGATCGATGCGGTCAATTTGACGGGATATGAAAACAAGTATCCCCATGAATTGTCCGGCGGGATGCGCCAGCGTGTCGGCTTGGCACGTGCATTGGCCGCCGATACCGACGTGATCCTGATGGACGAGGCATTCAGCGCCCTTGATCCGTTGATCAGGGCGGAAATGCAGGACCAGCTTTTGCAGCTTCAGACCGAGTTGCACAAAACCATCGTCTTTATCACCCACGATCTGGAAGAAGCGCTTCGGATCGGGTCGGAAATCGCGATCCTGAAAGACGGACAGCTTGTGCAGGTCGGCAAACCGGCTGACATCCTGAACAATCCGGCAAACGACTATGTTGCCCGGTTCGTTCAGCGCCGTCAGGTCGGAGTGGAGGCGCAATGA
- a CDS encoding pirin family protein has product MSTLISGKEANLGPLSVRRVLPHRDVRSVGPFVFFDRMGPASFDPGQGVDVAPHPHIGLATVTYLFDGAIRHHDSLGSLLEIQPGDLNWMSAGRGITHSERETDAVRNSHHKLDGLQLWAALPEDEEESDPEFFHIAGDDLPVIDDAGLHMRLIAGEAFGKTAPVPVKSKLFYLDVRMDAGAQLLLPGENQEAALYVVSGSLRIDGDLYEPENFIYVPPEEIPDIVAQSDCRVMLLGGLPVGYRHIWWNFVSSSKERIDKAKADWAAGRFPQIPGEDDIIPLPGRSTG; this is encoded by the coding sequence ATGTCCACACTGATTTCTGGCAAGGAAGCCAATCTTGGTCCCCTGTCCGTGCGCCGCGTCCTGCCACATCGGGATGTCCGGTCTGTCGGTCCGTTCGTGTTTTTTGATCGCATGGGACCGGCATCGTTCGATCCGGGGCAGGGTGTTGACGTTGCCCCGCATCCCCATATCGGCCTTGCCACCGTCACCTATCTTTTCGACGGTGCGATCCGCCATCATGACAGCCTTGGAAGTCTTCTGGAAATCCAGCCGGGCGATCTGAACTGGATGAGTGCCGGGCGCGGCATCACCCATTCCGAACGCGAAACCGATGCGGTGCGTAACAGCCATCATAAACTCGATGGCCTGCAATTGTGGGCAGCCCTCCCCGAAGACGAAGAAGAATCCGATCCGGAATTTTTCCATATCGCCGGGGATGACCTGCCGGTCATTGATGATGCCGGTTTGCATATGCGCCTGATCGCGGGCGAGGCATTTGGCAAAACCGCCCCGGTCCCGGTCAAGTCCAAGCTGTTTTATCTTGATGTCCGCATGGATGCAGGCGCGCAGCTTCTGCTGCCCGGTGAAAATCAGGAAGCCGCCCTTTATGTCGTTTCCGGCAGTCTGCGCATCGACGGTGACCTGTATGAACCGGAAAACTTCATTTATGTCCCGCCCGAAGAAATTCCCGATATCGTCGCCCAATCCGATTGCCGTGTGATGCTGCTCGGCGGATTGCCGGTCGGTTATCGCCATATCTGGTGGAACTTTGTTTCCAGTTCCAAGGAACGGATCGATAAGGCCAAGGCCGACTGGGCCGCGGGCCGTTTCCCGCAAATCCCGGGCGAGGATGACATCATCCCGCTTCCGGGCCGTTCGACCGGATAA